One genomic region from Nymphalis io chromosome 18, ilAglIoxx1.1, whole genome shotgun sequence encodes:
- the LOC126775660 gene encoding trypsin, alkaline C-like, with protein MFVITLLALVGAAIAAPSAFAPFIVEGSAPNALAPRIVGGTDANIEDYPFMANILIAFEEENPFPYMSFCGGSLITSRSVLTAAHCLMSSEIEQGLVDKSQFRVRLGSSLPYTGGHLHRVESLLDHPGYAYPKAYHDIGILKLATPAILSDCVALAPIAGPNYWVPDNTTLTTAGWGTIQSFFRPAEILQQVDIKMINHDFCRENYAKLQSVHGDDIPNVTSEMVCAGLLAGGKGVCYGDSGGPLLHQGVVIGITSWGQPCARAEFPGVFVNVPSYTSWIVDNA; from the exons atgttcGTAATAACACTGTTGGCTCTCGTTGGCGCCGCGATTG cGGCTCCAAGCGCATTCGCTCCGTTTATAGTTGAAGGATCGGCACCAAACGCACTTGCTCCGCGTATTGTTGGAGGAACTGATGCTAATATAGAAGATTACCCCTTTAtggctaatattttaatagctttCGAAGAAGAAAATCCTTTTCCTTATATGTCCTTCTGCGGTGGCTCTCTTATTACATCCAGATCGGTTCTTACTGCTGCCCACTGTTTAATGTCGAGTGAAATCGA ACAAGGCCTTGTAGATAAAAGTCAATTCCGAGTGCGACTTGGCTCTTCACTTCCATACACTGGCGGTCACTTACATAGAGTAGAAAGTTTGCTTGATCATCCTGGATACGCGTATCCTAAAGCATACCACGACATTGGAATTCTGAAACTCGCCACCCCCGCCATACTCTCCGACTGCGTTGCACTTGCCCCTATCGCTGGACCCAACTACTGGGTCCCAGATAACACTACCCTCACCACTGCCGGATGGGGGACAATTCAG TCTTTTTTTAGACCCGCAGAAATCCTTCAGCAAGTAGATATAAAAATGATCAACCACGATTTCTGTAGAGAAAATTACGCTAAACTGCAGTCTGTTCATGGTGACGACATTCCTAATGTAACATCGGAAATGGTATGCGCTGGATTATTAGCTGGTGGTAAGGGTGTTTGCTATGGTGATTCAGGAGGACCTCTTCTTCACCAAGGAGTTGTAATTGGAATCACCTCTTGGGGACAACCATGTGCCCGCGCTGAGTTTCCTGGTGTCTTTGTTAACGTACCTTCTTATACCAGTTGGATTGTTGATAATGCATAA